One Coffea arabica cultivar ET-39 chromosome 5e, Coffea Arabica ET-39 HiFi, whole genome shotgun sequence DNA segment encodes these proteins:
- the LOC140006335 gene encoding probable 2' cyclic ADP-D-ribose synthase BdTIR, whose amino-acid sequence MQRSVAKNILQRHVLSYQNPTRLINKIPQPPCDVFINHRGVDTKKTIASLLYDHLVRLRRRPFLDNKNMKPGDKLFEKIDTAIKGCKIGVAVFSPTYCQSYFCLHELALIMETKKKVIPIFCDVKPSQLRVVNDGRVPPEQIERFNMALEEAKFTVGLAFDSTKGNWSEVLTDAAEIVMESLAEVENEERMMHMRMLKSPSDVPKICSTNTGN is encoded by the exons ATGCAGCGTTCAGTGGCCAAGAACATACTCCAACGCCATGTTCTCAGCTACCAAAATCCGACCCGTCTGATTAACAAAATTCCTCAGCCACCATGCGATGTCTTCATTAACCACAGGGGCGTTGATACTAAGAAAACCATAGCTTCCTTGCTATATGATCATCTTGTTCGGCTGAGACGTCGTCCATTTTTGGACAACAAGAATATGAAGCCGGGCGACAAGTTATTCGAGAAAATCGATACTGCGATAAAGGGGTGCAAGATTGGAGTTGCAGTGTTTTCTCCTACATATTGTCAGTCGTATTTCTGCTTGCATGAGCTGGCCCTGATCATGGAGACTAAGAAAAAGGTGATCCCTATCTTCTGTGATGTTAAGCCATCACAGCTTCGTGTTGTGAACGATGGAAGGGTTCCCCCGGAGCAGATTGAGAGGTTTAACATGGCCCTAGAGGAAGCCAAATTCACCGTAGGCCTTGCATTTGACTCCACCAAAGG GAACTGGTCCGAAGTGCTAACGGACGCAGCAGAGATAGTAATGGAGAGCTTGGCTGAGGTCGAGAATGAAGAGAGAATGATGCACATGAGAATGCTAAAGTCCCCTTCCGATGTGCCCAAGATTTGCTCCACCAACACTGGCAACTGA
- the LOC113687653 gene encoding uncharacterized protein, which translates to MPGWFIFSCLACFVVLDISLSTQPSSVILVALDVLEARELDCWCERNVLELVHMIFDNKSYVDPAILLPHVRAPTLTAISSVASFTRFLLVNNEEPLSSHIHSLVPITNCLRTFVSNASVSAMPRDDTVIGNGEDDDGAGPCGGKFKKLLIFSGNDYLGLSSHPTVIKAAVKAAQLHGMGPRGSALICSYTNNHRLLESALADLKKKEDCLLCPAGFAANMALITAVGSVGLLLAEGGKPKRDERVAIFSDALNHASIIDGIRLAEKQGSLVNIARSYWSLYWRLRLTITFLASMLLASANSKCSSEIQMSPWSSTRRNTCIHTPVPYIPCCFNFRNQQHRNHVSMASYISPLIY; encoded by the exons ATGCCTGGTTGGTTTATTTTTAGTTGCCTCGCTTGTTTTGTTGTACTAGATATATCATTGTCGACCCAGCCATCTTCTGTTATACTTGTTGCTCTTGATGTTTTGGAGGCACGCGAGCTTGACTGCTG GTGTGAAAGAAATGTCTTGGAATTAGTCCATATGATTTTTGACAATAAATCATACGTTGATCCGGCTATTCTTTTACCTCATGTTCGTGCTCCAACTCTTACTGCAATCTCCAGCGTTGCATCCTTCACTCGCTTT TTGCTTGTAAATAATGAGGAGCCTTTATCCTCCCACATTCACAGTTTAGTTCCAATAACCAATTGTTTAAGGACCTTTGTCAGCAATGCCTCTGTGTCAGCAATGCCCA GGGATGACACTGTAATTGGGAATGGTGAGGATGATGATGGAGCAGGGCCATGTGGTGGAAAGTTCAAGAAGTTATTAATTTTCTCTGGGAATGATTACCTAGGCTTGAGTTCCCACCCAACTGTTATCAAGGCCGCAGTaaag GCAGCTCAGTTGCATGGGATGGGACCTAGAGGTTCTGCATTAATTTGTAGTTACACAAATAACCACAGGTTGCTGGAGTCGGCATTGGCAGACTTAAAGAAGAAAGAg GATTGCCTTCTCTGTCCCGCAGGCTTTGCAGCCAACATGGCACTTATCACAGCAGTTGGAAGTGTTGGTTTGCTGTTAGCTGAAGGGGGAAAACCTAAAAGGGATGAAAGAGTTGCCATTTTTTCTGATGCACTCAACCATGCATCAATTATCGATGGTATCCGCCTTGCTGAGAAACAAGGGAGTTTAGTCAACATTGCGCGTTCGTATTGGTCTTTATACTGGCGCCTTCGTTTAACCATTACGTTTCTTGCATCGATGCTGCTGGCTTCTGCAAATTCAAAATGCTCTTCGGAAATACAAATGTCTCCATGGTCTTCAACAAGGAGAAATACTTGTATTCATACCCCAGTCCCGTACATCCCTTGCTGTTTTAATTTTCGGAATCAACAGCATAGAAATCATGTATCCATGGCATCATACATTTCACCTTTAATATATTAG